A single Myxococcota bacterium DNA region contains:
- the lipB gene encoding lipoyl(octanoyl) transferase LipB, with the protein METISVTESLEVRRLGRVPYGDALALQESLREALRCGEARETVLLLEHPDVVTFGRGARPENALASDAVLQENGYEVFRVSRGGDVTWHGPGQLVGYPILDLRRHGSDLHRYLRDLESVLTGALAEFGIVGHVRPGFAGVWLDARRKIASIGVGVRDWRTLHGFALNVDCDLGRFGAIVPCGLAGVEMVSMASVLGRAVDFTAVTEAVERGLRKVFA; encoded by the coding sequence ATGGAAACGATCTCAGTCACTGAGTCGCTCGAGGTCCGCCGCCTGGGCCGTGTGCCCTATGGCGACGCGCTCGCGCTGCAGGAGTCGCTGCGCGAGGCGCTGCGCTGCGGCGAGGCGCGCGAGACGGTGCTCCTGCTCGAGCACCCCGACGTGGTGACCTTCGGCCGCGGCGCCAGGCCCGAGAACGCGCTCGCGAGCGACGCCGTGCTGCAGGAGAACGGCTACGAGGTGTTCCGAGTGAGTCGCGGCGGCGACGTGACCTGGCACGGGCCGGGCCAGCTCGTGGGCTACCCGATCCTCGACCTGCGCCGCCACGGCTCGGACCTGCACCGCTACCTGCGGGACCTGGAGTCCGTCCTGACGGGGGCGCTCGCGGAGTTCGGCATCGTGGGCCACGTGCGGCCCGGCTTCGCCGGCGTGTGGCTCGACGCGCGCCGGAAGATCGCGTCGATCGGCGTGGGCGTGCGCGACTGGCGCACGCTGCACGGCTTCGCGCTGAACGTCGACTGTGACCTGGGCCGCTTCGGCGCGATCGTGCCGTGCGGGCTCGCGGGCGTGGAGATGGTCAGCATGGCCAGCGTGCTGGGCCGGGCGGTCGACTTCACGGCAGTCACCGAGGCCGTCGAGCGCGGCCTGCGCAAGGTGTTCGCGTGA
- the lipA gene encoding lipoyl synthase, translating into MSAPARPPWMRVRYQQTPQLERLLTLVREEKLHTVCQSAACPNLGECWAHGTATFMIAGNQCTRACGFCDVATGRPGPLDPGEPARVAHAIRELGLRFAVVTAVARDELEDGGAEHFAHTIAAIRAHAPGCRVEVLIPDFKGSLPALETVLAASPDVLNHNLETVERLQRPVRKAGRYDRSLALLANAARLRPEIPTKTGLMLGLGEMADEIRSALRDIRAHGCRLLTIGQYLAPSPKHLPVARWVTPEEFDAWADEARGLGFDEVFSGPLVRSSYRAEKLAKAAESGARTLNPTTPSV; encoded by the coding sequence GTGAGCGCGCCCGCGCGGCCGCCGTGGATGCGCGTGCGCTACCAGCAAACGCCGCAGCTCGAGCGGCTGCTCACGCTGGTGCGCGAGGAGAAGCTCCACACGGTGTGTCAGTCCGCGGCCTGCCCGAACCTCGGCGAGTGCTGGGCCCACGGCACCGCCACGTTCATGATCGCCGGCAACCAGTGCACGCGCGCCTGTGGCTTCTGCGACGTGGCCACCGGGCGGCCGGGGCCGCTGGATCCCGGCGAGCCCGCGCGCGTGGCGCACGCGATCCGCGAGCTCGGCCTGCGCTTCGCGGTCGTGACTGCCGTGGCGCGCGACGAGCTCGAGGACGGCGGCGCCGAGCACTTCGCGCACACGATCGCCGCGATCCGCGCGCACGCGCCCGGCTGCCGCGTCGAAGTGCTGATCCCCGACTTCAAGGGCTCGCTGCCTGCCCTCGAGACCGTGCTCGCGGCCTCGCCCGACGTGTTGAATCACAACCTCGAGACGGTCGAGCGCCTGCAGCGTCCCGTGCGCAAGGCCGGGCGCTACGACCGCTCGCTCGCGCTGCTCGCGAACGCCGCGCGCCTGCGGCCCGAAATCCCGACCAAGACGGGCCTCATGCTCGGCCTGGGCGAGATGGCAGACGAGATCCGCAGCGCGCTGCGCGACATCCGCGCGCACGGCTGCCGGCTGCTCACGATCGGCCAGTACCTCGCGCCCAGCCCCAAGCACCTGCCCGTCGCGCGCTGGGTCACGCCCGAGGAGTTCGACGCCTGGGCCGACGAGGCGCGCGGGCTCGGCTTCGACGAGGTGTTCTCGGGGCCGCTCGTCCGCTCCTCGTACCGCGCGGAAAAGCTGGCCAAAGCAGCGGAATCCGGCGCGCGCACGTTGAATCCGACGACCCCTTCCGTATAA
- a CDS encoding 2-oxo acid dehydrogenase subunit E2: MPKQIRMPKLSDTMEEGRLIAWRKKVGDKVKRGEVLAEIETDKADMEFEAYTEGTLAQIVVEAGATVPVGTLIAVLRLPGEPEDAVTAVAPEAAQPKAAAAAAPAPAAPRPAAPAAAPKPAPAPRPASPAPAPARVELPPAPPGERVTPVFAPDDDRLRATPRARRIAEERSIDLSEVTGSGPAGAILVADLEAYLAQLEGQAPDSDGVRATPLALKMASEEGTDLEAVKGSGPGGRITKSDLLAHWKREKAHSKERESVLYRGTVQLSQKRKALIRNMVRSKAEAPHFYIQMDVATEALRDLRDQLNRDAGDKRPRLTYTHLMLKAAAVALERHPWVNATYRPEENDIALYDAINVGLAVDVQDELVAPTVKDCQGRTVWQLAEEANSLIQRARMRKLQPADYADGTFTISNLGMFGVDRFYAIITPPQSSILSVASIGDRPVVREGRIEIGAMTTLGLAVDHRVIDGVRAAHFLAEIKKLIESPRDLAQDGNDLSH; encoded by the coding sequence ATGCCCAAGCAAATCCGCATGCCGAAGCTCTCGGACACGATGGAAGAGGGCCGGCTCATCGCCTGGCGCAAGAAGGTCGGCGACAAGGTGAAGCGCGGCGAGGTGCTCGCCGAGATCGAGACCGACAAGGCCGACATGGAGTTCGAGGCCTACACCGAGGGCACGCTGGCGCAGATCGTGGTCGAGGCGGGCGCGACCGTGCCGGTGGGCACGCTGATCGCCGTGCTGCGCCTGCCGGGCGAGCCCGAGGACGCAGTGACTGCCGTTGCGCCCGAGGCGGCGCAGCCCAAGGCGGCCGCTGCGGCGGCGCCCGCGCCCGCGGCTCCGCGACCTGCGGCGCCCGCCGCGGCTCCGAAGCCCGCACCCGCGCCGCGCCCCGCGTCCCCCGCGCCGGCACCGGCGCGCGTGGAGCTGCCGCCGGCGCCGCCCGGCGAGCGAGTGACTCCGGTGTTCGCGCCCGACGACGACCGGCTGCGCGCGACGCCGCGCGCGCGCCGCATCGCCGAGGAGAGGTCGATCGACCTGTCGGAAGTCACCGGCAGCGGCCCGGCCGGCGCGATCCTGGTCGCGGACCTCGAGGCGTATCTCGCCCAGCTCGAGGGCCAGGCTCCGGACTCCGACGGCGTGCGCGCCACTCCGCTCGCGCTGAAGATGGCGAGCGAAGAGGGCACCGACCTCGAGGCCGTGAAGGGCAGCGGACCGGGCGGCCGCATCACCAAGTCCGACCTGCTGGCGCACTGGAAGCGCGAGAAGGCGCACTCCAAGGAGCGCGAGTCGGTGCTGTACCGGGGCACGGTGCAGCTGTCGCAGAAGCGCAAGGCGCTGATCCGCAACATGGTGCGCAGCAAGGCCGAGGCGCCGCACTTCTACATCCAGATGGACGTGGCGACCGAGGCGCTGCGCGACCTGCGCGATCAGCTGAACCGCGACGCCGGCGACAAGCGCCCGCGACTCACCTACACGCACCTCATGTTGAAGGCAGCGGCGGTCGCGCTCGAGCGGCACCCGTGGGTCAACGCGACCTACCGGCCCGAGGAGAACGACATTGCGCTCTACGACGCGATCAACGTCGGGCTCGCCGTCGACGTGCAGGACGAGCTGGTCGCGCCGACGGTGAAGGACTGTCAGGGACGCACGGTGTGGCAGCTCGCCGAGGAGGCGAACTCGCTGATCCAGCGCGCGCGCATGCGCAAGCTGCAGCCCGCGGACTACGCGGACGGCACGTTCACCATTTCGAACCTGGGCATGTTCGGCGTGGACCGCTTCTACGCGATCATCACGCCGCCCCAGAGCTCGATCCTGTCGGTCGCCTCGATCGGCGACCGGCCGGTGGTGCGCGAGGGGCGGATCGAGATCGGCGCGATGACCACGCTCGGCCTGGCGGTCGACCACCGCGTGATCGACGGCGTGCGCGCCGCCCACTTCCTGGCGGAGATCAAGAAGCTGATCGAGTCTCCGCGCGACCTCGCTCAGGATGGAAACGATCTCAGTCACTGA
- a CDS encoding NADH-quinone oxidoreductase subunit I: MPGKVVKVRRAERLGWAERLYLPTIFVGLAVTARVFFRNFWGYMVGRPSTFVVQYPEQRLDYSDAFRGHPVLVQLESGEPKCVACGLCEFACPTDCITILPAETPDAIERIPSVFDIDMSRCMFCGLCEEACPEEAIVMSRDVELATYERGAMLWHMKDLLRTEQQLGRRLDLIRRDYAR, translated from the coding sequence GTGCCGGGCAAGGTGGTCAAGGTTCGTCGCGCGGAGCGGCTCGGCTGGGCCGAGCGGCTGTATCTGCCGACGATCTTCGTGGGCCTGGCAGTCACCGCGCGCGTCTTCTTCCGGAACTTCTGGGGCTACATGGTCGGCCGGCCGTCGACCTTCGTGGTGCAGTACCCCGAGCAGAGACTCGACTACTCCGACGCGTTCCGCGGCCACCCCGTGCTGGTGCAGCTCGAGAGCGGCGAGCCCAAGTGCGTGGCGTGCGGGCTGTGTGAGTTCGCCTGTCCCACGGACTGCATCACGATCCTGCCGGCCGAGACGCCGGACGCGATCGAGCGCATTCCGTCGGTGTTCGACATCGACATGTCGCGCTGCATGTTCTGCGGCCTGTGCGAAGAAGCCTGCCCCGAGGAGGCGATCGTGATGAGCCGCGACGTCGAGCTCGCGACCTATGAGCGCGGCGCGATGCTGTGGCACATGAAGGACCTGCTGCGCACCGAGCAGCAGCTCGGCCGCCGGCTCGACCTGATCCGCCGGGACTACGCGCGCTGA
- the pdhA gene encoding pyruvate dehydrogenase (acetyl-transferring) E1 component subunit alpha, producing MAIAAADQLTMYRKMVLIRRFEEGVAEAYADGFIGGFTHLYIGQEAVATGSISALNHDDYVIGTYRVHAHALCRDTSPRALMSELYGRSTGICKGKGGSMHFFDASKYMLGGYGIVGGNLPIGVGAALSMQMQQQDRVVMNFFGDGASNQGVFHEALNMAKLWNLGVIFVCENNFYGIGTDVRTSSAFNEIYKKAQGYGIPGHVVNGMDVLAVREKCEELVRFSRQGGGPVLLEARCYRYQGHSMTDAGKYRSVAEAELWKKRDPIPRLAKSMLEAGIVDRAKLEQIQQEVNETVEDAMRFAEASPRPSPEALYEDLYVEGPVA from the coding sequence ATGGCGATTGCAGCAGCCGACCAACTCACGATGTACCGCAAGATGGTGCTGATCCGTCGCTTCGAGGAAGGCGTCGCGGAGGCCTACGCCGACGGCTTCATCGGCGGCTTCACGCACCTCTACATCGGCCAGGAGGCCGTGGCGACGGGCTCGATCTCGGCGCTGAACCACGACGACTACGTGATCGGCACCTACCGCGTCCACGCGCACGCGCTGTGTCGAGACACTTCGCCGCGCGCGCTCATGTCCGAGCTCTACGGGCGCTCCACGGGCATCTGCAAGGGCAAGGGCGGCTCGATGCACTTCTTCGACGCGTCGAAGTACATGCTCGGCGGCTACGGCATCGTGGGCGGCAACCTGCCCATCGGCGTGGGCGCAGCGCTGTCGATGCAAATGCAGCAGCAGGACCGCGTGGTCATGAACTTCTTCGGCGACGGCGCCTCGAACCAGGGCGTGTTCCACGAGGCGCTGAACATGGCCAAGCTGTGGAACCTGGGAGTCATCTTCGTCTGCGAGAACAACTTCTACGGCATCGGCACCGACGTGCGCACCTCGTCGGCGTTCAACGAGATCTACAAGAAGGCCCAGGGCTACGGCATTCCGGGCCACGTCGTGAACGGCATGGACGTGCTCGCGGTGCGCGAGAAATGCGAGGAGCTGGTCAGATTCTCGCGCCAGGGCGGCGGGCCGGTGCTGCTCGAGGCGCGCTGCTACCGCTACCAGGGTCACTCCATGACCGACGCGGGGAAATACCGCAGCGTGGCCGAGGCCGAGCTGTGGAAGAAGCGCGACCCGATCCCCCGGCTCGCGAAGTCGATGCTCGAGGCGGGCATCGTGGACCGCGCGAAGCTCGAGCAGATCCAGCAGGAAGTGAACGAGACGGTCGAGGACGCCATGCGCTTCGCCGAGGCGAGCCCGCGCCCTTCGCCCGAAGCGCTGTACGAAGACCTGTACGTGGAGGGTCCCGTTGCCTGA
- a CDS encoding alpha-ketoacid dehydrogenase subunit beta, with the protein MPELRYYEAVQRALAEEMARDERVFILGEDVGLVGGTFRATEGLMAEFGARRVRDTPIAEAAIIGVAIGAAMTGLRPVAELMTLNFGIVAMDQIINHASKISYMFGGQVHLPLVIRAAAGGGTQKGAQHSHSIESWFVNAPGIRVVLPSTPYDLKGLLKTAIRCDDPVLFIEHEMLYNTKGEVPDEEYLLPFGVADIKRPGRDVTIVAWSKMVHEALKAAELLAAEGIEAEVVDPRTLDPLDLDTILASVMRTRRAVVAEEGWRKVGVGAEISSQIQEALFYELEAPVQRVGAANVPTPYASNLERLALPDAQRIVDAVLKITL; encoded by the coding sequence TTGCCTGAGCTGCGCTACTACGAGGCCGTTCAGCGCGCGCTCGCCGAGGAGATGGCGCGCGACGAGCGAGTGTTCATCCTGGGCGAAGACGTGGGTCTGGTCGGCGGCACGTTCCGCGCGACCGAGGGACTCATGGCCGAGTTCGGCGCGCGCCGCGTGCGAGACACTCCGATCGCCGAGGCCGCGATCATCGGCGTGGCGATCGGCGCTGCCATGACCGGGCTGCGGCCCGTGGCCGAGCTGATGACGCTCAACTTCGGCATCGTGGCGATGGACCAGATCATCAACCACGCCTCGAAGATCAGCTACATGTTCGGCGGGCAGGTGCACCTGCCGCTGGTGATTCGCGCCGCGGCCGGCGGCGGCACGCAGAAGGGCGCGCAGCACTCGCACTCGATCGAGTCGTGGTTCGTCAACGCCCCGGGCATCCGCGTGGTGCTGCCCTCGACGCCCTACGACCTCAAGGGATTGTTGAAGACCGCGATCCGCTGCGACGACCCCGTGCTCTTCATCGAGCACGAGATGCTCTACAACACCAAGGGCGAGGTGCCCGACGAGGAGTATCTCCTGCCGTTCGGCGTGGCCGACATCAAGCGTCCCGGCCGCGACGTCACGATCGTGGCCTGGTCCAAGATGGTGCACGAGGCGCTGAAGGCCGCCGAGCTGCTCGCGGCCGAGGGCATCGAGGCGGAAGTCGTCGACCCGCGCACGCTCGACCCGCTCGACCTGGATACGATCCTCGCCTCGGTCATGCGCACGCGGCGTGCGGTCGTGGCCGAGGAAGGCTGGCGCAAGGTGGGCGTGGGGGCCGAGATCTCGTCGCAGATCCAGGAGGCGCTGTTCTACGAGCTCGAGGCGCCGGTGCAGCGCGTGGGCGCCGCCAACGTGCCCACGCCCTACGCTTCGAACCTCGAGAGACTCGCGCTCCCCGACGCGCAGCGCATCGTCGACGCCGTCCTCAAGATCACGCTCTAG